A genomic segment from Microcella flavibacter encodes:
- the nusA gene encoding transcription termination factor NusA translates to MDIDLAVLRMMEREREIPFDELVAIIEQAILTAYLKHTDQADERGTDAAQPRVELDRKTGHVTVYAPEFDEEGALIGEAPDSPDDFGRIAAFAAKQVINQRLRDIGDDKVLGEFKGREGDIIAGVIQQGPNPRMIHIDLGTIEAILPPEEQVPGEEYTHGRRIRVYVTSVSKGMKGPSITVSRTHPSLVRKLFALEVPEIANGTVEITSLAREAGHRTKIAVRSTVPGVNAKGACIGELGQRVRAVTNELGNEKIDIVDYSEDLATFVKQALSPAKVTDAFVIDPATKAVRALVPDYQLSLAIGKEGQNARLAAKLTGARIDIQPDSVMED, encoded by the coding sequence GTGGACATCGATCTTGCCGTGCTGAGGATGATGGAGCGCGAGCGGGAGATCCCGTTCGACGAGCTCGTCGCCATCATCGAGCAGGCCATCCTCACCGCCTATCTCAAGCACACCGATCAGGCCGACGAGCGCGGCACGGACGCCGCCCAGCCCCGCGTCGAGCTCGATCGCAAGACCGGCCACGTGACCGTCTACGCCCCGGAGTTCGACGAGGAGGGCGCGCTCATCGGCGAGGCCCCCGACAGCCCCGACGACTTCGGCCGCATCGCCGCCTTCGCCGCGAAGCAGGTCATCAACCAGCGCCTGCGCGACATCGGCGACGACAAGGTGCTCGGCGAGTTCAAGGGCCGCGAGGGCGACATCATCGCCGGCGTCATCCAGCAGGGCCCGAACCCGCGCATGATCCACATCGACCTCGGCACGATCGAGGCGATCCTGCCGCCCGAGGAGCAGGTGCCGGGGGAGGAGTACACCCACGGCCGTCGCATCCGCGTCTACGTCACGAGCGTCTCGAAGGGCATGAAGGGCCCCTCGATCACCGTGAGCCGCACCCACCCCTCCCTCGTGCGCAAGCTCTTCGCGCTCGAGGTGCCCGAGATCGCGAACGGCACGGTCGAGATCACCTCGCTCGCGCGCGAGGCCGGGCACCGCACGAAGATCGCGGTGCGGTCGACGGTGCCGGGCGTCAACGCCAAGGGCGCCTGCATCGGCGAGCTGGGGCAGCGCGTGCGCGCCGTCACCAACGAGCTCGGCAACGAGAAGATCGACATCGTCGACTACAGCGAGGACCTCGCGACCTTCGTCAAGCAGGCCCTGTCGCCCGCGAAGGTGACCGACGCCTTCGTCATCGACCCGGCAACCAAGGCCGTGCGCGCGCTCGTGCCCGACTACCAGCTCTCGCTCGCGATCGGCAAGGAGGGCCAGAACGCCCGCCTCGCCGCGAAGCTGACCGGGGCCCGCATCGATATCCAGCCCGACTCCGTCATGGAGGACTGA
- a CDS encoding YlxR family protein: MEPVRTCIGCRRRAPQSSLMRVVARGETAVPDSPPRSPGRGAWVHATRDCIETATSRRAFGRALRVTGPLDAAPVLAVIGSVGSPREQADRPMDN, encoded by the coding sequence ATGGAACCCGTCAGAACGTGCATCGGCTGCCGTCGGCGTGCGCCGCAGAGCTCTCTCATGAGAGTCGTGGCCCGCGGCGAGACGGCCGTGCCGGACTCCCCGCCCCGGTCACCGGGTCGGGGTGCGTGGGTGCATGCCACCCGCGACTGCATCGAGACCGCGACGTCGCGCCGGGCCTTCGGCCGGGCGCTCCGCGTCACGGGTCCGCTCGACGCGGCTCCGGTTCTGGCAGTGATCGGATCCGTCGGATCCCCGAGAGAACAGGCTGATCGGCCAATGGACAACTAA